A single genomic interval of Lacrimispora sphenoides JCM 1415 harbors:
- a CDS encoding sensor histidine kinase → MRGKSLIAVMNILKKNCRKPIVKTKKEWNKMKKGFRTLKAQLRLGYGLTFALISLLFVMFLFLGIKSLMLDQIGQSRLDVLKQISERSNTIKSNTITISNLYRYDEHMRSYLSEEEDQFGESRQKAINYLDELKETYDQVFHDIGLNYDVVILGNNGFQYSSRGKGNYDFQGLESQLWYRQSYDSEDDMVFISSFQEKFDSTGIENPYVFGAFRQVMDQEGNILGTILVNIDEKYLEGLYSSVEENSNFYIFDKKGNIVSSRDKDLLGKNFIGVKNFRQFYGVNQYNMIRKLGQDYLLSNYYDPETGWTIVEEMPCSVIFKPLHQAIAILLLLLSFCIFAGAGAAYYLSGRISKPIQKLCSLMDQVRQGDFDVISDIKGYEEVNQLKDSFNEMAKEIKKLMESVKQKEIKKRKSELDFLRAQINPHFLYNTLFSIQCMIELGNNKQAVLMMSAFIDLLKRTLSVDTDFILLEEEFENTKKYLILQQIRYGDKVHFECEIEEKTKGCLVPSLIIQPIVENAIFHGLNAKEEPGLIVVESAICSDCLLITISDDGVGQSEEELMQLRNQLEDREYHTGGSIGILNVLNRIRINFGDSYGLLIESESGIGTTVTLKLPVIRKEHFNEEDLV, encoded by the coding sequence GTGAGGGGAAAGAGTCTCATAGCTGTGATGAATATATTAAAGAAAAACTGCAGAAAACCCATTGTAAAGACGAAAAAGGAATGGAATAAAATGAAAAAGGGATTTAGAACCCTTAAGGCGCAGTTGCGCCTGGGATATGGGCTAACGTTTGCCTTGATCTCCCTTCTTTTTGTTATGTTTTTATTCTTAGGGATCAAAAGCCTTATGTTGGATCAGATCGGACAGAGCAGACTGGATGTATTAAAACAGATCTCAGAACGATCCAATACCATAAAAAGCAATACGATTACCATATCCAATCTTTACCGTTATGATGAGCATATGAGAAGCTATCTGTCTGAAGAAGAGGATCAGTTCGGGGAAAGCAGGCAGAAGGCCATCAATTATCTTGATGAGTTAAAGGAGACCTATGACCAGGTTTTTCATGATATAGGTCTGAATTATGATGTGGTTATTCTGGGCAATAATGGTTTTCAGTACTCTTCAAGGGGAAAAGGGAATTATGATTTTCAGGGATTGGAAAGCCAGCTATGGTACAGGCAAAGCTATGATTCTGAGGATGATATGGTGTTTATCAGCAGTTTTCAGGAGAAGTTTGACAGCACAGGCATAGAAAATCCTTATGTATTCGGTGCATTTCGTCAGGTTATGGATCAGGAGGGCAATATTCTTGGTACCATTCTTGTTAATATCGATGAAAAGTATCTGGAGGGTTTATATAGTTCTGTAGAGGAAAACAGCAATTTTTATATTTTTGATAAAAAAGGAAATATTGTATCCAGCAGAGATAAGGATTTGCTTGGTAAAAACTTCATTGGGGTTAAAAACTTCAGACAGTTTTATGGGGTAAATCAGTACAATATGATCAGGAAACTGGGGCAGGATTATCTGTTGTCCAATTACTATGATCCTGAGACAGGTTGGACAATTGTAGAAGAGATGCCTTGTTCTGTGATTTTCAAGCCTCTCCATCAGGCCATTGCCATTCTGCTCCTGCTTTTAAGCTTCTGTATTTTTGCAGGAGCCGGAGCTGCTTATTACTTATCCGGCAGAATATCAAAGCCGATCCAGAAGCTGTGCAGTCTGATGGATCAGGTACGGCAGGGTGATTTTGATGTGATCAGTGACATTAAAGGCTATGAAGAAGTCAATCAATTGAAAGACAGCTTTAATGAGATGGCTAAAGAGATTAAAAAACTGATGGAAAGTGTAAAGCAAAAAGAAATAAAAAAGCGGAAATCAGAGCTGGATTTTCTCAGGGCCCAGATCAATCCCCATTTTCTTTACAATACCCTGTTTTCTATTCAGTGCATGATTGAACTGGGGAATAACAAGCAGGCGGTTTTAATGATGTCAGCTTTTATAGACCTGCTAAAGAGGACCTTGTCAGTAGATACGGATTTCATTTTGTTGGAAGAAGAGTTTGAGAATACGAAAAAATACCTGATACTTCAGCAGATCCGCTATGGCGATAAAGTACATTTTGAATGTGAAATAGAAGAAAAGACAAAGGGGTGCCTTGTACCTTCTCTTATTATTCAGCCAATCGTGGAAAATGCTATATTTCATGGACTTAATGCAAAGGAGGAGCCGGGGCTGATTGTAGTCGAATCTGCTATATGCAGTGACTGCCTTCTGATTACTATTTCCGACGATGGAGTCGGTCAGAGTGAAGAGGAACTTATGCAGCTGAGAAATCAGCTGGAGGACAGAGAGTACCATACCGGAGGCTCCATTGGCATCTTAAATGTGTTAAATCGAATCAGAATCAATTTTGGAGATTCTTATGGGCTTCTTATAGAAAGCGAATCAGGAATCGGGACAACGGTCACTTTAAAGCTTCCGGTTATAAGGAAAGAGCATTTCAATGAAGAGGATTTAGTATGA
- a CDS encoding ABC transporter permease, with protein MKKEKAKYKYWLMSVCSVLTVLFIWELVTDILHLISPMMLPSPAKVLNTFLYKLTGGVNPDGATLLQHIGASMKIALGGYTVGVVIGVPLGIAMAWSRRFELFAKPLFDVIRPIPALAWIPLMILWLGIGYWSKVGIIFFAAFISATINAYAGIKRTSRVHLWVASTFGASNKQMLFKVAIPTALPMIFTGLRLALGSSWVALVAAELLAATRGLGYMIQVARMLGRPDVILVGMITIGVIGFLLSYILEKLQNKFVKGGK; from the coding sequence ATGAAGAAGGAGAAAGCAAAATATAAATACTGGCTGATGTCAGTATGCTCTGTTCTTACTGTGCTCTTTATCTGGGAGCTGGTAACCGATATTTTGCACCTGATCTCTCCCATGATGCTTCCCAGTCCGGCAAAGGTACTGAATACATTTCTATATAAACTAACAGGAGGGGTCAATCCAGATGGAGCGACCCTTCTCCAACATATAGGAGCCAGTATGAAGATTGCACTGGGAGGTTATACCGTTGGAGTAGTCATTGGGGTGCCTCTGGGGATTGCCATGGCATGGAGCAGGAGATTTGAGCTGTTTGCCAAGCCATTGTTTGACGTAATACGTCCGATTCCCGCACTTGCCTGGATTCCTCTGATGATTCTGTGGCTGGGAATTGGTTACTGGTCAAAGGTTGGAATTATATTTTTTGCAGCGTTTATCAGTGCTACCATCAACGCCTATGCAGGGATCAAGAGAACCAGCCGGGTTCACTTGTGGGTTGCAAGTACCTTTGGTGCCTCTAATAAGCAGATGTTATTTAAAGTGGCGATTCCAACTGCCCTTCCAATGATATTTACAGGATTAAGACTTGCACTTGGGTCCTCCTGGGTTGCACTGGTGGCAGCAGAGCTTCTGGCAGCAACAAGAGGTCTGGGTTATATGATCCAGGTGGCAAGAATGCTGGGACGGCCAGATGTAATTTTAGTAGGAATGATCACAATAGGAGTGATTGGTTTTTTGTTATCCTATATACTGGAGAAATTGCAGAATAAGTTCGTAAAGGGAGGGAAATAG
- a CDS encoding sulfatase, with amino-acid sequence MKTNLLYVFADQWRAHAMGFMNMDQVVTPNIDSFAQESMRFTNAYSTYPLCSPHRASLMTGKYPFRVGMWTNCKIGLEEKVMLRPQELCIGDVLKTEDYHTGYIGKWHLDASELNFSLSPKSGAKDWDAYTPPGERRHGFDYWLSYGAWDDHLDPHYWQDDEKQIKPGKWSAEFETDKAIEYMEARKEEEQPFALYLSYNPPHLPYELVPDRYYEKFKDLEVHYRENVPEEMREKGGLLETQTRQYYAAIHGIDEQFGRILQYLKDHNMEENTMVILSADHGEMLGSHGLMSKNVWYEESIHIPLMIRQKGRIKAADNDGIFASPDHMPTILELLELSIPETCEGYSHVKGMFGEDENEPQDMLICSYPGGADAVKAFSDKGLTHKAYGWRGIKDKRYTYVIFNGYAPGEEQKEYLYDNIEDPYQKNPELLEPECQRAEILAYREKLKNYLCKTEDPFLWDRY; translated from the coding sequence ATGAAAACAAATCTGCTGTATGTTTTTGCCGACCAGTGGCGGGCTCACGCCATGGGATTTATGAACATGGACCAGGTGGTGACTCCTAATATTGACTCCTTTGCACAGGAGAGCATGAGGTTTACCAATGCTTACAGTACGTACCCCTTATGTTCTCCTCACAGAGCTTCCCTGATGACAGGGAAATACCCATTCCGTGTGGGGATGTGGACCAATTGCAAGATAGGACTGGAAGAAAAGGTCATGCTACGGCCTCAGGAGCTCTGCATCGGAGATGTACTGAAAACCGAAGATTATCACACAGGATATATCGGTAAATGGCATCTGGATGCTTCAGAACTTAACTTTTCCTTAAGTCCTAAATCGGGCGCAAAAGACTGGGATGCCTATACGCCGCCAGGGGAGAGAAGACATGGATTTGACTACTGGCTGTCTTATGGAGCCTGGGATGACCATTTGGATCCTCATTACTGGCAGGATGATGAAAAGCAAATAAAACCCGGAAAGTGGTCTGCGGAATTTGAAACAGATAAGGCCATCGAGTATATGGAAGCCAGGAAAGAAGAGGAGCAGCCTTTTGCGCTGTACTTATCCTATAATCCACCTCATCTTCCCTATGAACTGGTACCGGACCGGTATTATGAGAAATTTAAGGATTTAGAAGTTCACTACAGGGAAAACGTACCGGAAGAGATGCGGGAAAAAGGCGGACTTCTGGAAACCCAGACAAGGCAATATTATGCTGCAATCCATGGGATCGATGAACAGTTTGGTAGAATCCTTCAATATTTAAAGGATCATAATATGGAGGAAAATACCATGGTCATCTTATCTGCTGACCATGGGGAAATGCTTGGTTCCCACGGACTGATGAGTAAAAATGTCTGGTATGAGGAGTCCATCCATATTCCTCTTATGATCCGTCAGAAGGGAAGAATTAAGGCTGCAGACAATGACGGAATCTTTGCAAGTCCGGACCATATGCCGACCATTTTGGAACTTTTGGAGCTTTCCATACCTGAAACGTGCGAGGGTTACAGTCATGTAAAAGGTATGTTCGGAGAAGATGAAAACGAACCGCAGGATATGTTGATCTGTTCCTATCCGGGCGGTGCGGATGCGGTAAAGGCGTTTTCCGACAAGGGGCTTACCCATAAGGCTTATGGCTGGAGAGGCATCAAGGACAAACGATATACCTATGTCATTTTTAACGGCTATGCTCCTGGAGAGGAACAAAAGGAATACCTTTATGATAATATAGAAGATCCTTACCAGAAAAATCCGGAACTGTTGGAGCCGGAGTGCCAGAGAGCAGAAATTCTGGCATACCGGGAAAAACTTAAAAATTACCTGTGTAAGACAGAAGATCCGTTTTTGTGGGACAGGTATTAG
- a CDS encoding sulfatase-like hydrolase/transferase: MSKNKPNIIFILSDDQGAWAMGCAGNQEILTPNLDRLAAEGIRFDNFFCASPVCSPARASLLTGRIPSQHGVHDWLRDDNKEQEDIEYLAGQTAYTDVLAREGYVCGLSGKWHVGRSSVSQKSFTHWFAHKSGGGPYYNAPFYKEGQLIYESGYVTDVITDDAISFIKEYAGKQSFYLHVGYTAPHSPWVNNHPKEYTKIYEDCSFLSCPMEEEHPDHIYLTEEVLKDLKANQIGYYAAVTAMDQNIGRILDELDRLGIREETLILFSSDNGFSCGHHGFWGKGNGTFPINMYESSVKVPFIASKPGSIPQGKVNTSLVSAYDLMPTLLEYVGAEDSFTDHLPGRSFLPAMMGQPFVQSESIVVLDEYGPNRMIRGTRYKFIKRYPYGPNELYDLEKDPGEKNNLLISEYGEAAKIKNELNYELEQWFLKYVNPEIDGAKEAVYGSGQINLAGVWSEGKESHSCDEYIKEKLQKTHCKDEKGME, translated from the coding sequence ATGAGTAAAAATAAACCTAATATCATTTTTATATTATCGGATGATCAGGGTGCCTGGGCTATGGGCTGTGCCGGGAATCAAGAGATACTTACGCCCAACCTGGACAGGCTGGCAGCAGAGGGGATCCGCTTTGACAACTTTTTCTGTGCTTCCCCTGTTTGTTCCCCAGCCAGGGCTTCTCTTTTAACCGGAAGAATTCCGTCACAGCATGGGGTGCATGACTGGCTTCGCGATGATAATAAAGAACAGGAGGATATCGAATATCTGGCGGGTCAGACTGCTTATACCGATGTGTTGGCTCGGGAAGGTTATGTATGTGGCCTGTCCGGTAAATGGCACGTTGGCAGGAGTTCTGTTTCTCAAAAGAGTTTTACACACTGGTTTGCGCACAAATCTGGCGGAGGCCCTTATTATAATGCTCCTTTTTATAAAGAAGGACAACTAATCTATGAATCCGGTTATGTCACTGATGTGATAACCGATGATGCCATATCTTTTATCAAAGAATATGCAGGCAAGCAATCTTTTTATCTTCATGTGGGCTATACGGCACCTCATTCCCCATGGGTTAACAACCATCCAAAAGAATACACAAAAATTTACGAGGACTGTTCCTTCTTGTCATGCCCTATGGAGGAAGAGCATCCGGATCATATTTATTTAACAGAAGAGGTTTTGAAGGATTTAAAGGCTAATCAGATAGGATATTATGCAGCAGTCACTGCAATGGATCAGAATATCGGCCGTATTCTTGATGAGCTTGATCGTCTGGGTATCAGGGAAGAGACGCTGATACTGTTTTCCAGTGATAATGGATTCAGCTGCGGACATCATGGTTTCTGGGGAAAGGGCAATGGTACCTTTCCGATCAATATGTATGAATCCTCAGTTAAGGTTCCTTTTATTGCCAGCAAGCCGGGCAGCATTCCGCAGGGAAAGGTAAACACTTCTCTTGTTTCTGCTTATGATTTAATGCCTACTCTGCTGGAATATGTCGGAGCAGAGGACAGCTTCACAGATCATCTTCCAGGCAGAAGCTTTCTTCCGGCTATGATGGGACAGCCGTTTGTTCAGTCAGAATCCATTGTTGTATTGGATGAATACGGGCCGAACCGAATGATACGGGGAACCAGATATAAGTTTATCAAACGTTACCCTTACGGACCCAATGAACTTTATGATTTAGAGAAAGATCCGGGAGAGAAGAACAATCTTCTTATATCTGAATACGGGGAAGCGGCAAAAATAAAAAATGAACTGAATTATGAACTAGAGCAGTGGTTTTTAAAATATGTAAATCCGGAGATTGATGGTGCAAAAGAAGCTGTATACGGTTCAGGACAGATCAATCTGGCAGGAGTCTGGAGTGAGGGGAAAGAGTCTCATAGCTGTGATGAATATATTAAAGAAAAACTGCAGAAAACCCATTGTAAAGACGAAAAAGGAATGGAATAA
- a CDS encoding ABC transporter substrate-binding protein has protein sequence MRKSKKVIKIAAAVMALTMVLSACGKGGGNASVPSKESGGNSSTEAAGDLPELRVAMMPFITSLPTEYIKKNKLDEKAGFKMETVMFATGAPMNEALAADLWDVGAMGAAAVTGVANYDMMIIGEVLESTDGLGVFVKPDSAIAGAKGYNPSYPNVLGSPETVKGATILLPIGTAQHFTTLKWLEKLGLGITDVNIVNMDTAQAYQALQANQCDAVALNVPTFFEAVDDGMVQVGNLADLGTRYVDMVVANRKAVEGKPELVQKYMNCIMEACKALNEDTDMAADLMVEFLKEAGAETTRESCVSDLGRVQFITAEDWSNRELGSFARELGEFYISLGQLEPELIDKFDKNIDPEFVKNN, from the coding sequence ATGAGAAAAAGCAAAAAAGTAATAAAGATCGCAGCAGCGGTTATGGCTCTGACCATGGTACTGTCAGCTTGCGGAAAGGGAGGCGGAAATGCTTCTGTTCCGTCAAAAGAAAGCGGGGGAAATTCAAGTACAGAGGCGGCAGGAGATTTGCCTGAGTTAAGAGTTGCCATGATGCCGTTTATCACCAGTCTTCCCACAGAGTATATTAAGAAGAATAAACTGGATGAAAAAGCTGGTTTTAAAATGGAAACAGTTATGTTTGCAACAGGTGCACCGATGAATGAAGCATTGGCAGCAGATTTATGGGATGTTGGAGCAATGGGTGCAGCAGCGGTGACAGGTGTCGCTAATTATGACATGATGATTATAGGAGAAGTTTTGGAGTCTACTGATGGTTTGGGAGTATTTGTAAAGCCTGATTCTGCTATTGCAGGTGCTAAAGGCTACAACCCTTCTTACCCCAATGTACTTGGCAGTCCTGAGACTGTAAAGGGAGCTACAATTCTCCTGCCAATAGGAACAGCACAGCATTTTACCACATTAAAATGGCTGGAGAAGCTGGGGCTTGGAATTACAGATGTAAACATTGTTAATATGGATACCGCCCAGGCTTATCAGGCCTTACAGGCAAATCAGTGTGATGCGGTTGCTCTTAACGTTCCTACATTTTTTGAAGCAGTGGATGACGGTATGGTTCAGGTTGGCAATCTGGCTGATCTTGGAACCAGATATGTAGATATGGTAGTTGCTAACAGAAAAGCAGTGGAAGGAAAACCGGAACTGGTTCAGAAATACATGAATTGTATTATGGAGGCCTGTAAGGCTCTGAATGAAGATACTGATATGGCTGCAGATCTGATGGTAGAATTTTTAAAAGAAGCAGGTGCAGAGACTACAAGAGAAAGCTGTGTCAGTGATTTAGGCAGAGTTCAGTTTATCACAGCGGAAGACTGGAGCAATCGTGAACTGGGCAGTTTTGCCAGGGAGCTTGGCGAATTCTATATAAGCCTTGGCCAGCTGGAGCCTGAGCTCATAGATAAGTTTGACAAAAATATTGATCCGGAATTCGTTAAAAACAATTAG
- a CDS encoding sulfatase: protein MRVLMVMFDSLNRNMLESYGGRFAKTPNFNRLAEHSVTFDNCYAGSLPCMPARRELHTGRYNFLHRSWGPLEPFDDSMPELLNHNGVHTHIATDHYHYFEDGGATYHTRYRTWEGFRGQEGDAWKGVVGENRSPKEYKNRCDGIADSWEHNWVPQDFINRSYLDTEEKQPQSKTFEAGKEFIRTNHNTDQWFLQIETFDPHEPFFTHDKFKKLFPHTYNGAVYDWPDYRKLNECDTPEEILHLRSEYGALLSMCDEKLGEILDLMDEYHMWKDTMLIVNTDHGFLLSEHGQWAKCHCPFYNEVARIPLFIWDPVTGIRGKRVKSLVQTIDLPATILKQFGVELPKDMEGIPLQSVLQEDKAIREAALFGIYGGQINCTDGRYVYMRSPVNYETKIYQYTLMPTRHGGRRAFIKEEELKQMTLSEGFSFTKELPVMQIPYGREAGQNIYPTMLFDLEKDPNQESPIEDEAAEKRMIHFMRKRMKENQCPLEMLERYGF, encoded by the coding sequence ATGAGAGTATTGATGGTTATGTTTGATTCATTAAATAGAAATATGCTGGAGTCCTATGGAGGAAGATTTGCAAAGACTCCTAATTTTAACAGACTGGCAGAACATTCCGTAACTTTTGACAATTGTTATGCCGGCAGCCTTCCATGTATGCCTGCGCGGCGGGAACTGCACACTGGGAGATATAATTTTCTCCATCGAAGCTGGGGACCATTAGAGCCTTTTGATGATTCCATGCCTGAGCTGTTAAATCACAATGGCGTTCATACCCATATTGCTACAGATCATTACCATTATTTTGAAGATGGGGGGGCAACCTATCATACCAGATACAGAACATGGGAAGGATTCCGTGGACAGGAGGGAGATGCATGGAAAGGTGTTGTAGGAGAGAACAGGTCTCCAAAGGAATATAAAAACCGGTGTGATGGAATTGCTGACAGCTGGGAGCACAACTGGGTTCCCCAGGATTTTATTAACAGATCCTATTTAGATACAGAAGAGAAGCAGCCCCAGAGTAAAACGTTTGAAGCCGGTAAAGAATTTATCAGGACCAACCACAATACAGACCAGTGGTTTTTGCAGATAGAAACCTTTGATCCCCATGAGCCGTTTTTTACTCATGATAAGTTTAAAAAGTTGTTTCCCCATACTTACAATGGCGCTGTTTATGACTGGCCGGATTACAGAAAACTGAATGAGTGTGATACACCAGAGGAAATTCTTCATTTGAGGTCAGAATATGGAGCCCTGTTGTCGATGTGTGATGAAAAGCTGGGTGAGATCCTGGATCTGATGGATGAGTATCATATGTGGAAAGATACTATGCTCATTGTTAATACTGATCATGGGTTTCTTCTGTCTGAACATGGGCAATGGGCCAAATGCCACTGTCCGTTTTATAATGAAGTGGCCAGGATTCCTTTGTTCATATGGGACCCGGTAACCGGAATAAGAGGAAAGAGGGTAAAAAGTCTGGTGCAGACCATTGATCTGCCTGCAACCATATTGAAACAATTTGGGGTGGAACTTCCAAAAGATATGGAGGGAATTCCTCTTCAGTCTGTGCTTCAGGAAGATAAAGCTATCCGGGAAGCTGCTCTTTTCGGTATCTATGGAGGCCAGATAAACTGTACAGACGGACGCTATGTTTATATGAGAAGTCCTGTAAATTATGAGACAAAAATTTATCAGTATACTCTGATGCCAACTCGCCATGGAGGACGCAGGGCTTTTATAAAAGAGGAAGAGTTAAAGCAGATGACTTTGTCAGAGGGATTTTCATTTACAAAGGAACTGCCTGTCATGCAGATTCCCTATGGCAGAGAAGCCGGGCAAAATATATATCCTACGATGTTATTTGATTTAGAAAAAGATCCGAATCAGGAATCGCCTATTGAGGATGAAGCAGCAGAAAAAAGAATGATCCATTTCATGAGAAAACGTATGAAAGAAAACCAGTGTCCTTTGGAGATGCTGGAACGATACGGATTCTAA
- a CDS encoding response regulator: MKILIVDDERMICEWLQFCIQSYPGCELAGCAHNGEQALSIFKENEADIVFTDIKMPLMGGLELLKEIKKLNSRTIVILLTAFADFDLVREAIRQGGDDYLLKTEMNQQSFQEMLSKLELQIKRAGTKEVRGETESTGQQHSIISDILRKYGPLEEDDIRQLRECNIRWRDGGLFSIAVWKQDLMKDFVLPQNACVRHVASFEYDRYTYVLIGNLARDLTELKKNQILYEYASAIVLNNGCMAGVSTITERLSSVPDAIVQAVYGLGLGYYEGKIKVWQAKNNGSEIRKKELKWESVFRKKRRELYDVQSDKFYGRTEETMEEARKDTGVPISGFTAFCCDAMEMAYMRFAEEDAQLMHHMLLEEKSRVYRTTDYAEARCRVLEFIRNVLAYQDVDERRLSKGVAAAVDYVRKHYSEAISLEMLSQKVHLNPEYLSRIFKEEVGCTYSAFVSEIRLKKAAYLLSHTTERVQKIGESVGYPNVSYFSTTFKKRYGVNPYEYRRGE; encoded by the coding sequence ATGAAAATACTGATTGTTGATGATGAAAGAATGATTTGTGAATGGCTGCAGTTTTGCATTCAGAGCTATCCGGGCTGTGAGCTGGCAGGCTGTGCGCATAACGGAGAGCAGGCTCTGTCAATTTTTAAAGAGAATGAGGCTGATATCGTATTTACGGATATAAAAATGCCTCTCATGGGAGGTTTAGAGCTTTTAAAGGAGATTAAAAAGCTGAATTCCAGAACGATCGTTATATTGCTGACTGCTTTTGCAGATTTTGATTTGGTTCGGGAAGCCATTCGCCAGGGTGGTGACGATTATCTGCTGAAAACAGAGATGAATCAACAGTCCTTTCAGGAGATGCTTTCTAAGCTGGAACTGCAAATCAAAAGAGCGGGTACGAAAGAAGTTCGCGGAGAAACGGAGAGTACAGGACAGCAGCACTCCATAATCAGTGATATTTTAAGAAAATACGGCCCATTGGAAGAGGATGATATCAGGCAGCTGAGAGAGTGTAATATCAGATGGAGGGATGGAGGACTGTTTTCCATAGCTGTCTGGAAACAGGATTTAATGAAAGATTTTGTCCTGCCTCAGAACGCCTGTGTCCGTCATGTGGCCAGCTTTGAGTATGACAGATATACCTATGTGCTTATTGGTAATCTGGCAAGGGATTTAACAGAACTTAAGAAGAATCAGATTTTGTATGAGTATGCATCTGCAATTGTATTAAATAACGGCTGCATGGCAGGAGTCAGTACCATAACGGAACGTTTAAGCAGTGTGCCCGATGCCATTGTTCAGGCGGTTTATGGTCTTGGACTGGGATATTATGAAGGAAAAATAAAGGTTTGGCAGGCTAAGAACAATGGAAGTGAAATCAGGAAAAAGGAATTAAAGTGGGAGTCTGTTTTCCGGAAGAAAAGACGGGAATTATATGATGTGCAAAGTGACAAATTTTATGGAAGAACGGAAGAAACCATGGAAGAAGCCAGGAAAGATACAGGGGTTCCTATCAGTGGTTTTACTGCCTTTTGCTGTGATGCAATGGAAATGGCATATATGCGGTTTGCAGAAGAGGATGCACAGCTGATGCACCATATGCTTTTAGAAGAAAAAAGCCGGGTCTACAGAACCACAGACTATGCAGAAGCCAGGTGCAGGGTTTTGGAGTTTATCAGAAATGTGTTGGCATATCAGGATGTAGATGAAAGACGATTGTCAAAAGGAGTAGCCGCAGCCGTTGATTATGTAAGAAAGCATTACAGCGAAGCCATCAGCCTGGAAATGCTTTCCCAGAAGGTCCATTTAAACCCTGAGTATTTATCCAGAATCTTTAAGGAAGAGGTGGGATGTACCTATAGTGCCTTTGTCTCTGAGATAAGGCTTAAGAAAGCTGCTTATTTGCTGTCTCATACAACGGAACGTGTTCAAAAAATCGGGGAATCGGTAGGATACCCTAATGTAAGTTATTTTTCCACAACCTTTAAAAAACGTTATGGGGTCAATCCCTATGAATACAGAAGAGGGGAGTAA
- a CDS encoding ABC transporter permease — translation MAARLFRKNVAVFMTVIAFGSLLLLWELVARFTNARMFLPPASEIIIKFFESFTVPIGRHTMMVHIGVSLYRVGVAFFFATLTGITLGVSMGYSKTVEAIVKPIFEFIRPIPPLAWIPMSILWFGLGDQSKFFIIFLGCFCFITVNTYDGTKNVDPVLLGAARMLGASERQVFFRVVLPSSIPYIFAGLQIAITAGWSAVVGAEMVRSDEGVGWLIVMGMTNGNTVQIMVGMLAIGLVGYILATAMAKLEGRLCIWNQQQGL, via the coding sequence ATGGCAGCCAGATTGTTCAGAAAAAACGTTGCAGTTTTTATGACTGTGATTGCCTTCGGGTCTCTGCTGCTTTTGTGGGAACTGGTAGCCAGATTTACAAATGCCAGGATGTTTCTCCCTCCTGCCTCAGAGATAATCATTAAATTCTTCGAAAGCTTTACTGTCCCCATTGGCAGGCATACGATGATGGTACACATTGGTGTCAGTCTGTACAGAGTGGGTGTTGCCTTCTTTTTCGCAACTCTTACCGGGATTACTTTGGGAGTTTCCATGGGGTATTCCAAGACTGTAGAAGCAATTGTAAAGCCCATATTTGAATTTATTCGTCCGATACCGCCTTTGGCCTGGATTCCTATGTCAATTCTGTGGTTTGGGCTTGGTGATCAGAGTAAATTCTTTATTATTTTTCTGGGGTGTTTTTGTTTTATTACAGTGAATACATACGATGGTACGAAAAACGTAGATCCTGTTTTACTGGGAGCTGCCAGAATGTTAGGCGCATCAGAGCGTCAGGTGTTCTTTCGAGTTGTTCTTCCTTCCTCGATTCCGTACATTTTTGCAGGCCTTCAGATTGCGATTACAGCAGGCTGGTCTGCGGTGGTAGGAGCTGAAATGGTACGGTCCGATGAAGGTGTCGGCTGGTTGATCGTTATGGGAATGACCAATGGAAATACCGTTCAGATTATGGTTGGAATGCTGGCAATCGGGCTTGTTGGATATATTCTGGCTACAGCCATGGCAAAGCTGGAAGGGAGGTTATGCATATGGAACCAACAGCAGGGACTTTAA